One stretch of Euphorbia lathyris chromosome 7, ddEupLath1.1, whole genome shotgun sequence DNA includes these proteins:
- the LOC136200758 gene encoding DNA (cytosine-5)-methyltransferase DRM2-like encodes MDGNSSSGDDENFDWNSEDEREIENFGSTFRPPSAQAMPRVTEASSSASGSRSKVMDCFIGMGFPEKMVADAIQSNGEGNTDSILETLLTYTAIEESPRTQPNVEEQPNVEEQENVDSDSDDVSEYDETFVDGFSDTDSDENEVVVQLAKMGYSEEDSSIALERCGKQASIAELADFICAAQIARAFDAPEEKRKMYHHYSKQKKKLKIAYEDDEMVRLPNPMVGFGLPNVSNILTHRTLPEDAIGPPYFYYENVAMAPKGVWQEISDCLYEVKPEFVDSKHICAAARKRGYIHNLPIHNRFHLVPMPPLTIHEALPMTKKWWPSWDTRTKLNCLKTVSGSGKLTEKIREIVGAYNGEPPLSVQKSVLEECRKYNLVWVGRNKVALLEPNEIEQILGFPENHTRGGGTNRTDRYKSLGNSFQIDTVAYHLSVLKDLFPEGMNVLSLFSGIGGAEVALHRLGIKLNNVVSVEKSEASRNIVRCWWEETKQTGNLIDLEDVQNLREDKLEKFIQSFGGFDLIIGGSPCNNLSGSNRVSRTGLEGEHSSLFYDYSRILDSVKRIMKRKNANN; translated from the exons ATG GATGGCAATTCTTCTTCTGGTGATGATGAAAATTTTGACTGGAACAGTGAAGATGAAAGAGAGATTGAGAATTTTGGGTCTACTTTCAGACCTCCTTCTGCACAAGCTATGCCAAGAGTAACAGAG GCAAGCTCATCTGCGAGTGGTTCTAGATCCAAGGTGATGGATTGTTTTATTGGAATGGGATTTCCAGAAAAAATGGTTGCTGACGCAATTCAGTCTAATG GGGAAGGGAATACAGATTCAATTTTAGAGACTCTACTCACATACACG GCCATTGAAGAATCTCCTCGAACACAGCCAAATGTTGAAGAACAGCCAAATGTTGAAGAACAGGAAAATGTTGACTCTGATAGTGATGATGTTTCAGAATATGACGAGACCTTCGTGGATGGTTTTTCAGACACAGATAGTGATGAAAATGAG GTTGTTGTTCAGCTGGCAAAAATGGGTTACAGTGAGGAGGATAGTTCAATAGCTCTAGAGAGATGTG GAAAGCAAGCCTCAATTGCAGAGTTGGCAGATTTCATCTGTGCTGCTCAAATTGCAAGGGCATTTGACGCTCCAGAAGAGAAG AGGAAAATGTATCATCATTACTctaagcagaagaagaagctgaagaTAGCATATGAAGATGATGAGATGGTACGACTCCCAAATCCCATGGTCGGATTCGGACTACCAAATGTTTCGAATATCTTGACCCATAGAACACTTCCAGAAGATGCAATAGGGCcaccttatttttattatgagaATGTGGCGATGGCTCCTAAAGGAGTTTGGCAAGAGATCTCAGATTGCTTGTATGAAGTGAAGCCAGAATTTGTTGATTCAAAACATATCTGTGCTGCAGCAAGGAAAAGAGGATACATTCACAATCTGCCAATTCATAACAGATTTCACCTTGTTCCAATGCCTCCACTGACCATACATGAAGCACTACCAATGACAAAGAAATGGTGGCCTTCATGGGACACCAGGACGAAATTAAATTGCCTGAAAACAGTTTCAGGGAGTGGGAAATTGACGGAGAAGATTCGTGAAATTGTTGGGGCTTATAATGGAGAACCTCCTTTAAGTGTCCAGAAGTCTGTTCTTGAGGAGTGTAGGAAATACAATCTCGTATGGGTTGGAAGAAACAAAGTTGCCCTACTTGAGCCTAATGAGATAGAACAGATTCTTGGTTTTCCTGAAAACCACACAAGAGGAGGTGGTACTAATAGGACTGATAGATACAAATCGCTCGGTAACTCATTTCAG ATTGATACAGTTGCATACCATCTATCAGTATTGAAAGACTTGTTCCCAGAAGGCATGAATGTGTTGTCTCTATTCTCAGGAATAGGAGGGGCAGAAGTTGCTCTTCACCGGCTGGGTATTAAACTGAATAATGTAGTGTCAGTTGAGAAGTCGGAAGCCAGTAGAAACATAGTAAGGTGTTGGTGGGAAGAAACCAAACAGACTGGGAATTTGATAGATTTAGAAGATGTCCAAAATTTAAGAGAAGATAAATTAGAGAAATTTATTCAATCATTTGGAGGATTCGATCTGATAATTGGTGGAAGCCCATGTAACAATCTTTCCGGTAGCAATCGAGTTAGTCGTACTGGTTTAGAGGGTGAACACTCTTCACTTTTCTATGACTATTCGCGAATTTTGGATTCTGTGAAGCGTattatgaaaagaaaaaatgcaaataattga